The Trypanosoma brucei brucei TREU927 chromosome 9, whole genome shotgun sequence genome includes a window with the following:
- a CDS encoding alpha/beta-hydrolase-like protein (possible pyrazinamidase/nicotinamidase) yields MSTSRITLSSQHDALIIVDMQNDFVLPDGALSVTGATEIIPIINRVVGDHQFRAVVASMDWHPPGHMSFRNEDGTGGPWPPHCVRSTTGAQLHSEMKQGEITHLIHKATSLDSESYSAFSDDSGKTTGLAAMLRAMDVRRVFMCGVASDYCVYFTSLHAIQEEFTVVVLEDAVRPVDPVAMEKKRAHLEKEGVIFARSTDLSSF; encoded by the coding sequence ATGTCTACATCCCGCATTACGTTGTCGTCACAGCACGATGCACTGATAATTGTGGATATGCAGAATGATTTCGTGCTTCCCGACGGTGCGCTCTCCGTAACTGGTGCCACTGAGATCATACCGATAATTAATCGCGTTGTCGGAGATCACCAGTTTCGTGCCGTTGTCGCATCGATGGACTGGCACCCTCCTGGACACATGTCGTTCCGAAATGAAGATGGGACAGGGGGTCCATGGCCTCCCCATTGCGTACGGTCAACGACTGGTGCCCAACTTCATTCAGAGATGAAACAAGGAGAGATAACCCACCTTATTCACAAGGCGACATCTCTGGATTCTGAAAGTTACTCCGCCTTCAGCGATGACAGCGGTAAGACAACCGGTCTGGCTGCAATGCTGCGCGCCATGGACGTGAGAAGGGTTTTTATGTGTGGCGTAGCTTCCGATTACTGTGTATACTTTACCTCACTACACGCTATCCAAGAGGAATTTACCGTTGTTGTGTTGGAGGACGCCGTTCGCCCCGTCGACCCTGTTGCCATGGAGAAGAAGCGAGCACACCTGGAAAAGGAGGGCGTAATCTTTGCGCGAAGCACAGACCTTTCCAGCTTCTGA
- a CDS encoding ribosomal protein S7, putative, whose amino-acid sequence MSAQPHLRKLRKLKRANPSQEEEGVARVLFELEGSHKTLRAQLPRFHINTVRTSSSPRHKKTAMIILYPLRFIMLVRKIQRTLTAELEKRFPGNIVVLVAQRKITKRPNDVYKLQQVQRSRTSVAVFENILNDLIYPCDVVGRRWRYRTDGSKLMKVFLDARDRKRVESRLPLLAHVYKLLTHRTVTFGFMWNPKLQQVSSR is encoded by the coding sequence ATGTCCGCACAACCGCACCTCCGCAAGCTGCGTAAGCTCAAGCGCGCCAACCCGTctcaggaggaggagggcgTCGCGAGGGTGCTCTTTGAATTGGAAGGCTCCCACAAGACTCTCCGCGCGCAGTTGCCCCGCTTCCATATAAACACTGTTCGCACGTCGTCGAGTCCCCGTCACAAGAAGACAGCTATGATCATTTTGTACCCGTTGCGTTTTATCATGCTTGTACGCAAGATTCAGCGAACGCTTACGGCAGAGCTCGAGAAGCGCTTCCCCGGAAACATTGTTGTGCTTGTTGCGCAGCGCAAGATAACGAAGCGACCGAATGATGTGTACAAGCTTCAGCAGGTGCAACGTTCCCGTACGAGCGTAGCGGTGTTTGAGAATATCTTGAATGATCTTATATATCCGTGTGACGTGGTGGGCCGCCGTTGGCGTTACCGTACGGATGGGAGTAAGCTGATGAAAGTGTTCTTGGACGCCCGTGACCGCAAGAGGGTGGAGTCGAGACTTCCCCTTCTTGCCCACGTCTACAAGTTGTTGACGCACCGAACTGTCACCTTCGGGTTCATGTGGAACCCTAAGTTGCAGCAAGTGTCCTCCCGGTAG